From a single Bacillus pumilus genomic region:
- a CDS encoding IS1182 family transposase gives MLSKREEERRNQLEVVALDELVPQDHLVRKIDQAIDFDFIYDLVKDHYSSDNGRPSVDPVVLIKMVLIQYLFGIRSMRQTIKEIETNVAYRWFIGYGFSEKIPHFSTFGKNYVRRFHDTDLFEQIFYRILREAMKKGFVDPSIAFIDSTHVKANANKKKLEKKVVRVETRSYQNQLHEEINIDREEHGKKPLPLQNKEETKEVKVSTTDPESGYYVKDEREKSFAYSFHTACDSKGFILGSLVTGGNVHDSRMLDSLVSEVSEKVGKPNVVAVDAGYKTPYLAKFLMDQEIRPVMPYTRPRTKAGYLKKSEYVYDAYFDCYICPNGQILSYRTTTREGYKQYASDSEICKSCSYLDKCTQSQNHTKQIHRHIWQDYLDEADHLRLTQMNKDIYAKRKETIERVFADAKEKHGMRWTKLRGLKKVSMQAMLTFAAMNLKKLANWTWKGPCPA, from the coding sequence ATGTTATCCAAACGTGAAGAAGAAAGACGAAACCAATTAGAAGTAGTGGCTTTAGATGAATTAGTGCCTCAAGATCATCTTGTACGGAAAATAGATCAAGCAATCGATTTTGACTTCATTTATGATCTTGTCAAAGATCATTATAGTTCCGACAATGGTAGACCAAGTGTTGATCCTGTTGTTCTCATTAAGATGGTCTTAATCCAATATCTATTTGGTATTCGCTCTATGCGTCAAACCATTAAAGAAATTGAAACTAACGTGGCTTATCGTTGGTTTATTGGATATGGGTTTTCGGAGAAAATCCCGCACTTTTCTACCTTCGGTAAAAACTACGTGAGACGCTTCCACGATACAGATTTATTTGAACAAATTTTTTATCGAATCTTAAGAGAAGCGATGAAAAAAGGGTTTGTTGACCCTTCAATTGCCTTCATTGATTCCACTCATGTCAAGGCGAATGCCAATAAGAAGAAACTTGAAAAGAAAGTCGTTCGAGTAGAGACGAGAAGTTATCAAAATCAGCTCCATGAGGAGATCAATATTGATCGTGAAGAACATGGAAAAAAGCCCTTACCCCTACAGAATAAAGAAGAAACAAAAGAAGTTAAAGTTAGCACGACTGACCCAGAAAGTGGCTACTATGTAAAGGATGAACGTGAAAAGTCATTTGCTTATTCATTTCATACAGCTTGTGATTCAAAAGGATTTATTTTAGGCTCGTTGGTCACAGGCGGAAATGTTCATGATAGTCGTATGTTGGATTCACTCGTATCAGAGGTATCAGAGAAAGTCGGAAAACCAAATGTAGTCGCAGTAGATGCGGGATATAAAACACCTTATCTCGCTAAGTTTTTAATGGATCAAGAGATAAGACCTGTCATGCCTTACACTCGTCCAAGAACAAAAGCTGGTTATTTGAAAAAGAGTGAATACGTATATGATGCATATTTTGATTGTTACATTTGCCCCAACGGGCAAATTCTCTCTTATCGTACAACGACTAGAGAAGGCTATAAGCAATATGCGTCTGATTCAGAGATATGTAAGTCCTGCTCATATTTAGATAAATGTACACAAAGTCAAAATCACACCAAACAAATTCATCGGCATATTTGGCAGGACTATCTAGATGAAGCAGACCATCTGAGACTGACACAAATGAATAAAGACATTTATGCAAAACGGAAAGAAACAATAGAACGCGTTTTTGCGGATGCAAAAGAAAAGCATGGTATGCGTTGGACGAAACTTCGTGGACTCAAAAAAGTTTCAATGCAGGCGATGCTTACTTTCGCTGCCATGAATCTCAAAAAGCTAGCAAACTGGACATGGAAAGGACCATGTCCAGCGTAA
- the sigK gene encoding RNA polymerase sporulation sigma factor SigK: MVAGVFTAMGLMVKELVFLVSYVKNNAFPQPLSGDDEKKYLALMAQGDEHARNMLIEHNLRLVAHIVKKFENTGEDAEDLISIGTIGLIKAIESYSSGKGTKLATYAARCIENEILMHLRALKKTKKDVSLHDPIGQDKEGNEISLIDVLKSENEDVIDTIQLNMELEKVKEYIDILDGREKEVIVGRFGLDLKKEKTQREIAKELGISRSYVSRIEKRALMKMFHEFYRAEKEKRKRDKGK; the protein is encoded by the coding sequence ATCGTGGCAGGAGTATTTACAGCGATGGGATTGATGGTCAAAGAATTGGTGTTCTTAGTATCCTATGTCAAAAACAATGCCTTTCCACAGCCCCTTTCGGGAGATGATGAAAAAAAATACTTAGCCCTTATGGCACAGGGCGATGAACACGCAAGAAATATGCTGATTGAACATAACCTTCGGCTCGTCGCCCATATTGTCAAGAAATTTGAAAATACCGGGGAAGACGCTGAAGACCTCATCTCCATCGGGACGATCGGACTCATTAAAGCCATCGAAAGCTATTCCTCTGGCAAAGGAACAAAGCTGGCAACGTATGCAGCGCGGTGTATTGAGAACGAAATTCTCATGCATTTACGAGCACTCAAAAAGACAAAAAAGGATGTCTCCTTGCATGACCCCATCGGTCAGGATAAAGAAGGCAATGAAATATCTTTAATTGATGTCTTAAAATCCGAAAATGAAGATGTGATTGATACCATTCAGCTCAATATGGAGCTTGAAAAAGTAAAGGAGTATATCGACATTCTCGACGGCCGAGAAAAAGAAGTGATCGTCGGACGGTTCGGCCTTGATTTAAAGAAAGAAAAAACGCAGCGAGAAATAGCCAAGGAGCTTGGGATTTCTCGGAGTTATGTGTCCCGGATTGAGAAGCGAGCGCTAATGAAGATGTTTCATGAGTTTTACCGTGCGGAGAAGGAGAAACGGAAGCGAGATAAGGGGAAGTGA
- a CDS encoding GNAT family N-acetyltransferase — MGCLFIFWRKILIKNSFQDKIGSINDSIGGAVLNIRLLTPDDAEEYAALRLEALQLHPEGFAMSYEEEQIGTIEKYAARFSSVQFMWTFGAFDQGKLVGMVTLIQENLQKLKHRANVVAMYVTAGARGKGVGKALMEESLSFVRERQDIEQMYLSVVTTNHSAKRLYRSVGFESYALEEKALKWPDDTYADEEKMVLFLT, encoded by the coding sequence ATGGGATGCCTTTTTATTTTTTGGAGAAAAATTTTGATCAAAAACTCCTTTCAAGATAAAATTGGAAGTATCAATGATTCTATTGGGGGCGCTGTTCTGAATATTCGATTGTTAACACCAGATGACGCTGAAGAATATGCAGCATTAAGACTAGAAGCACTACAATTACATCCAGAGGGCTTTGCGATGAGTTATGAAGAAGAGCAAATCGGTACAATAGAAAAATACGCAGCTCGTTTCTCTTCTGTACAATTTATGTGGACTTTTGGCGCCTTTGATCAAGGGAAGCTTGTGGGCATGGTCACGCTCATCCAAGAAAACTTACAGAAATTAAAGCACCGAGCGAATGTAGTAGCGATGTATGTTACAGCGGGTGCCCGCGGAAAAGGAGTAGGCAAGGCCTTAATGGAGGAATCTCTTTCCTTCGTACGAGAACGACAGGACATCGAGCAAATGTATTTATCAGTGGTGACGACCAATCACTCAGCCAAACGTCTGTATCGCTCTGTTGGATTTGAGTCGTACGCGCTTGAAGAAAAAGCACTCAAATGGCCTGATGATACATATGCAGATGAGGAAAAAATGGTTTTATTTTTAACTTAG
- a CDS encoding polysaccharide deacetylase family protein — protein MSIKWKVSLVLCGLAIIIGIAAFYHNQQASGTEKKKIEPDASYKEVEIVTLVNDGRYMKYAVNYPLFHQAKLDQEMKRFAETALDKFKTSFSEASDVNEENRYELNIDYEIVHYAKQTVAIKFNTYELKGGVKGAHQTKMFNFDYKKQHFLSIDDLFLSKKEDLQKLSRMTFQELKKDRSLAENEQLLKQGTSPAAKHYQYFSIKDRFIEFYFPAGQIAPDEQGPQLLAIKKTLLKGMLKPEYINKEKNKNEKKEPIPKRKIVKLPKQAAFNPNQKAIALTFDDGPNPSTTSKILRALKENKGHATFFVLGSRVQYYPDMLSEIRKGGNEIGNHSYSHPLLTRLPLKQAIKQVEETQQIIEKAGGFTPTHFRPPYGGTNEQINEAVNMKVTLWDVDPEDWKYRNSQYVANYILTHASSGETVLMHDIYDTSANAAVTIIKELTKQGYQLLTVSELEQWKEAQKLINLEKISILMFISYV, from the coding sequence GTGTCAATCAAATGGAAAGTCAGTCTTGTTCTATGCGGTCTTGCGATCATCATCGGGATTGCTGCGTTTTATCATAATCAGCAGGCAAGCGGGACGGAGAAGAAGAAAATAGAACCAGATGCGAGCTATAAAGAAGTGGAAATTGTGACTCTCGTGAATGACGGGAGATACATGAAATATGCTGTCAACTATCCGCTTTTTCATCAAGCGAAGCTAGATCAAGAGATGAAAAGATTTGCAGAAACAGCGCTAGACAAATTCAAAACATCATTTAGCGAAGCGAGCGATGTCAATGAAGAGAATCGTTATGAATTAAATATAGATTACGAGATTGTCCATTATGCCAAGCAAACCGTTGCGATCAAATTCAATACATATGAATTGAAAGGCGGAGTAAAAGGCGCACATCAAACGAAGATGTTCAACTTTGATTACAAGAAACAGCACTTTTTATCAATAGATGATTTATTTTTATCAAAGAAAGAAGATCTGCAAAAACTGTCTCGTATGACATTTCAAGAGTTAAAAAAAGATCGCTCTCTTGCTGAAAACGAGCAATTACTCAAACAAGGAACGTCACCAGCTGCAAAACATTATCAGTATTTTTCTATCAAGGATCGTTTTATTGAATTCTATTTTCCAGCAGGGCAAATTGCACCAGACGAGCAAGGTCCACAACTATTGGCGATTAAGAAAACCCTCCTTAAAGGAATGTTAAAACCAGAATATATCAATAAAGAAAAAAACAAAAACGAGAAAAAAGAACCAATCCCAAAAAGAAAAATCGTAAAACTGCCAAAACAGGCAGCATTCAACCCAAACCAAAAAGCCATTGCCCTAACATTTGATGATGGACCAAATCCATCAACGACTTCAAAAATTTTAAGAGCCTTAAAAGAAAACAAAGGACATGCAACGTTTTTTGTATTAGGCAGCAGGGTTCAGTATTATCCAGATATGCTAAGTGAAATCAGAAAGGGTGGAAATGAAATCGGAAATCATTCCTATAGCCACCCTTTACTCACAAGACTGCCATTAAAACAAGCCATCAAACAAGTAGAAGAGACACAGCAAATTATTGAAAAAGCGGGTGGTTTCACACCGACTCACTTTAGACCGCCATATGGTGGAACAAACGAGCAAATCAACGAGGCTGTCAACATGAAAGTCACACTTTGGGACGTTGATCCTGAAGACTGGAAATATCGCAACAGCCAATACGTCGCCAACTACATCCTCACACATGCGTCCAGCGGAGAAACCGTCTTAATGCACGACATCTATGACACCTCGGCAAACGCAGCTGTCACGATTATCAAGGAATTAACCAAACAAGGATATCAATTATTGACAGTGTCAGAGCTTGAGCAGTGGAAGGAAGCACAAAAACTGATTAATTTGGAAAAAATTAGCATTTTGATGTTTATTAGCTATGTATGA
- a CDS encoding polysaccharide deacetylase family protein yields MKGLHILMCILVLCAFVPNKIEARTLKRIDLEKTGRAFWDMREERKKIALTFDDGPHPVFTNQVLDVLKEHQVNASFFVVGSRIHTYPEIAERIVDEGNELGNHTMNHTYFDLLSSKEIKQELKESAVHIASLQPGAPLLFRPPGGRLTMKSFRILSKQGYDVVMWSFTQDPKDWSRPGARKIASRIIGNIQGGDIILLHDGGGNRKQTVAALKQVIPELKDRGYEFVKVSELLHHNKVYVPVQLQ; encoded by the coding sequence ATGAAAGGGCTACATATCTTGATGTGTATATTGGTATTATGCGCTTTTGTTCCTAATAAAATAGAGGCACGGACATTAAAAAGAATCGATCTAGAAAAAACAGGACGAGCCTTTTGGGACATGAGAGAGGAACGGAAAAAGATTGCGCTAACCTTTGATGATGGGCCTCATCCAGTTTTCACGAATCAAGTATTGGATGTGCTGAAGGAGCATCAAGTGAATGCCAGCTTTTTTGTTGTAGGGAGCCGGATTCATACATACCCTGAAATTGCAGAACGAATCGTAGACGAGGGAAATGAGCTTGGCAATCACACGATGAATCATACGTACTTTGACCTGTTGTCATCAAAGGAGATTAAGCAGGAGCTAAAAGAATCAGCGGTTCATATCGCTTCACTTCAGCCTGGTGCGCCCTTATTATTTCGCCCTCCTGGCGGCCGCCTAACGATGAAATCATTCCGCATTTTGTCAAAGCAAGGATATGATGTGGTCATGTGGTCATTTACGCAAGATCCGAAAGATTGGTCAAGACCAGGTGCACGCAAAATTGCGAGCCGGATTATTGGGAATATTCAGGGCGGCGATATCATCCTTTTACATGATGGCGGAGGAAATCGGAAGCAAACGGTAGCAGCACTGAAACAAGTGATTCCTGAATTAAAGGATCGAGGCTATGAATTTGTCAAAGTGAGCGAATTGCTTCACCATAACAAAGTGTATGTGCCTGTTCAACTGCAATAG
- a CDS encoding Rap family tetratricopeptide repeat protein → MGKVLSSHVGMKINEWYRMIRQFSVPDAEILKAEVEAEIERMEEDQHLLIYYQLMCFRHQIMLDYIHPSKYQPFSVSNLVDKIENSNHELSDMLHYYHAFFRGMHEFSQKEYLEAVKYYRVAEKQLSMVFDDIEQAEFHFKVAEAYYIMKQTHVSMHHILKALEIYDQHDAYSIRIIQCLFVISGNYQDLKRKDRALPHLKKAKQLASQIDHPRIYSSALYNVGKCYGELGYLEEAERYLTESADLARKEQLPTLPHTLYTLAKLLFRQNEQTNALRILEDGKLAAKKHEDQLFCHMFEYLDALYVQEINEEQLQKTIDYLEKLSLYSYIEDISLEIATALEASQQYQKSNQYYRKLLWAQNQIQEGECLYEF, encoded by the coding sequence ATGGGGAAGGTTCTATCTTCACATGTAGGTATGAAAATTAATGAATGGTATCGAATGATACGGCAGTTCAGTGTTCCAGATGCGGAAATCCTGAAAGCAGAAGTAGAAGCGGAAATTGAACGGATGGAAGAGGACCAGCATTTACTGATTTATTATCAGCTCATGTGTTTTCGGCACCAAATCATGCTTGACTATATACACCCTTCAAAATATCAACCTTTCTCAGTATCTAATCTTGTCGATAAAATCGAAAACTCCAATCATGAGTTATCTGATATGCTGCATTATTACCATGCATTTTTTCGTGGCATGCATGAGTTTAGTCAAAAAGAATATTTAGAAGCCGTCAAATATTATCGAGTGGCCGAAAAACAGCTGTCCATGGTATTCGATGATATTGAGCAAGCTGAGTTTCATTTTAAAGTAGCAGAAGCTTACTATATTATGAAGCAAACGCATGTCTCGATGCATCATATTTTAAAGGCGCTAGAAATATACGATCAGCATGATGCCTATTCGATTCGCATCATTCAGTGCCTATTTGTCATCTCAGGGAACTATCAAGATTTAAAACGGAAAGACCGGGCGCTGCCTCATTTAAAAAAGGCCAAACAGCTCGCCTCTCAGATTGATCACCCGCGGATATACAGTTCAGCGCTTTATAATGTAGGAAAATGTTACGGGGAGCTGGGCTACCTTGAGGAAGCAGAACGTTATTTAACTGAATCAGCTGATCTTGCCCGGAAAGAGCAGCTTCCCACGCTTCCGCATACGCTCTATACGCTGGCGAAGCTGCTTTTTAGACAAAATGAACAAACGAATGCACTCCGCATCTTAGAAGATGGAAAATTAGCTGCAAAGAAGCATGAAGACCAGCTATTCTGTCATATGTTTGAGTATCTGGATGCTTTATATGTTCAGGAAATAAATGAAGAACAACTGCAAAAAACCATTGATTATTTGGAAAAACTTAGCCTATACTCTTATATAGAGGATATCTCACTAGAAATTGCGACAGCCTTAGAAGCCTCTCAACAATACCAGAAGTCCAACCAGTATTATCGGAAATTATTATGGGCTCAAAATCAAATCCAAGAAGGAGAGTGTCTGTATGAATTCTAA
- a CDS encoding DUF3986 family protein has translation MSTEEKLHSLDDTMHLHVGYYEYGFDYEGVFFKSLETGRWLLFFDQKSDGITLLKEYEQWDDLGLLIGEYLIEDDLIEEEGHKLFERFLKENIMVK, from the coding sequence TTGAGTACAGAAGAAAAATTACATAGTTTAGATGATACTATGCATTTACATGTAGGGTATTATGAATATGGCTTTGATTATGAAGGCGTGTTTTTTAAGAGTTTAGAGACAGGAAGATGGCTATTGTTTTTTGATCAAAAAAGTGATGGTATAACGCTTTTGAAGGAATATGAGCAGTGGGATGATCTAGGGCTATTGATTGGAGAATATCTGATTGAAGATGATCTAATTGAGGAGGAAGGTCATAAGCTTTTTGAACGTTTTTTAAAAGAAAACATCATGGTGAAATAA
- a CDS encoding delta-aminolevulinic acid dehydratase: MDQQTMRIILAAGPNSELEAFALRAALENFGVKVDMQWIGRPNDLIHVLSGKNRGEIDYILLSFHGEEGAFLMPELGEDVYEDGEPRGAAFGADEIKQYASLKGVHVISTGCTLGEKNLANAFLAAGAISYTAPDDYIDGNAAFIFVLTMLYERLNNTKTVRAAFDRASSIDEETKLFQLYMQK, encoded by the coding sequence GTGGATCAACAGACCATGCGCATCATTTTAGCAGCAGGACCAAATAGTGAGCTGGAAGCTTTTGCGCTGCGTGCAGCACTTGAAAACTTCGGCGTGAAAGTCGATATGCAATGGATTGGAAGACCAAATGACCTGATACATGTGTTATCTGGAAAAAATCGAGGAGAAATAGACTACATTCTTCTATCGTTTCACGGGGAAGAAGGAGCCTTTCTCATGCCGGAATTAGGAGAAGATGTATACGAAGATGGGGAGCCTAGAGGTGCTGCTTTCGGAGCGGATGAAATCAAGCAATATGCTTCATTAAAAGGGGTTCATGTCATTTCTACAGGCTGCACACTAGGAGAGAAAAACCTTGCAAATGCCTTCTTAGCAGCAGGAGCCATATCCTATACAGCGCCGGATGATTACATTGATGGAAATGCGGCGTTTATCTTTGTATTGACGATGCTTTATGAACGCTTGAACAATACAAAAACGGTCAGAGCGGCTTTTGATCGGGCGAGCTCAATTGATGAAGAAACGAAATTATTTCAATTATATATGCAAAAATAA
- a CDS encoding spore coat protein yields the protein MSRNRLDDFFFGPRRGNQGGDETVVFPTRQIVNTTTNEQTIRKIHPTHITNVNKNIKRIENYYPVTESTHNEYIVKEYDCGSDIKNPCCRPVKRCKW from the coding sequence ATGAGCCGGAATCGATTAGATGATTTTTTCTTTGGGCCTCGCAGAGGAAACCAAGGAGGAGATGAAACGGTTGTTTTCCCCACACGTCAAATTGTCAACACAACAACAAATGAACAAACTATCAGAAAAATTCACCCAACCCATATCACAAACGTCAATAAAAACATCAAAAGAATTGAAAACTACTATCCTGTCACTGAGTCGACTCATAACGAGTATATCGTAAAAGAATACGATTGCGGCAGTGATATCAAAAACCCTTGCTGCCGTCCAGTGAAACGCTGTAAGTGGTAA